The genome window acacaatggaatactactcagccataaaaaagaatgaaattctgccatttgcaacaacatggatgggtcTGGGTCATGTGCTAAAAATGCAGATGCATGTTGGTGGGACTATTAGCTGTTTGGATCTGGCAGTTAAGATAAATGTTTCTCAgggccatggctcacttggcagagtgtggtgctgataacaccaaggccaagggtttggatgcctatataaggatggccgattcactcacttgggagagcgtggtgctgacaacaccaaggcaagggttaagatccccttgccggtcatcttaaaaaaaaaaaaaaaaaagataaatgtttctcTTTAGCAGATTAAGCTTCTGGACAAAGAGCTTCTGTTACATGCCCTTTATAAACACATGCATTTCAGacagttttaaaacaattttctatGTTAGTCATTCATTTCTGAGTGTGATCAGAAATACTAATTCTCAACATTTCTGCattgtcatatatatattttttaatgaaatgatatACTGCTAAGTGAACTTGGAAATATAATTAGATATTCTTTCATCTCAGTAGAATCTGATTAAATATGACAGTTTCCCATTTATTTCCTGTCATAAAACTGAATTGTTCCAAGCATGGGATTaaattaatttgataaaataataacacCAGTATCCTGGCCAAATAATAAAAGACACTAACTGCAAAACTATTCTGTGAAATTATACAAGGTGTCCTGGTACTGGACATATCCTGATAACAATTGAGagaaattatctttattattgaaGGCATATGTCATTTTCAAGGCCCTGGACTACCTGACGTTACCCTCATTAATGCATGAAATGCAGAATATTAACATGAGCAATTTAAGATGAACTTAAAATTCTATAATGTTTAGAAATAGCTTTTCTATCAATCAAATGTTTGGATGTTGTTGTgaccacaaataaaaaaaatcactctcaTTGTTCCATTTTTTGACAACAGTATCATGTTTCCAccctttctgtcttttgttttaaagatgcaTAAATGGTAGAAAACTCTATTTATATTGAACTCAGAAAACATTAACAGGAAATTTGTGCTGATCCAGCAGGTAAATCGAAATGTACttgtcacttttaaaaaaaagtatgctttaataaacaaacaaaacttgaaacatttgaagaaaacatCAGAGATTCTAACTTTAAAGATCATTTTGTAAAAagcacattatatattttttatattgcactttatttttcacttactgCTATATAAATTTTGCCCACcctgatgttctttttttttttttttttttttaagagtacacctgtttattaaaaggaaaaaaaagaaatgtacattttTGTTCTTCGTTTGCTTTAAGAAATTTGATCAAGTTGCAAGGAAATATCTGGGCACGGCTATGTACATCCTCGGGGAGgctgccaggcactgaggatgGCTGGGCAGCATGAGGCTCCTCTAGGGGTGGCCTGGCCCCGGGCATTGCTAGTCATAGCCACTGCCAATCAGGCTTCGGTCCCATGGCAATGTCCCCAGCGTTCCCTCTTAGGGGTGCCCCCCCTTCCCCCAGGAGCCCACCAGCCCTAAGCCCACAGGACTGCAGGACACAGGGTGGGCTCTAGGGTTCTGGCCCTGGCAGGCAGGCTCTGGGGCCACAGCAACAGACTGAGGGTTGAGGCCAGTATAACTGCTGCCCggatttcttctccttctggaagctGAAGCTTGTACGTCTgttcagttttctttgtttttgagcaaAATAGTCAGCCGGGCAGTGCTCGCTCGTGATTCCAGGATGTAGTTAACCTTGAGCACGATTTCATTGACAGTAGCAGCATCTGATTCAAAGTAGAGGTGTTTATAGTCGTGATTGCTTAGATACGTGAGTTTAAATATTGCATGACTGGGGCTTTTTTCTTCAGCAAGGTCACAGGCACAGAGCAGGTCAGAATCGATTGAGATGGGTTTCTGCTTAATCCAAAACTTAGTGCTGGCCTTCTGATTCGTAACAGGGTCTATCTCTACTTTGTCTCCAGAGATACCTAACTGTACGTCAGTTGTGAATCGTAGTCTGTGGATCATGCTGACTTTGAATGACTTGTAGTGGTGGCTGCTAAGCATATCCTGTACTGTAGCTATGCCAATTTGTGAGTCCTCCTCAAAAACCCCGTCTGCCCTTGAACTGTTCTCGCGGACCAGGCAGAATTCCCACGCGCTCTGGCTCTCCAAAGTGCTCTCCAGGTCAACGGCAACATTGGGCTCACTCTGCTTCTCCAGGCGGTACTGAGGGCCTGAAATTTTCTGGGATCCTTTTCTTCGCTTCACTGCCTTTAGCAAGATTTCCTTCATGGTGACCTTTGTGTTGTCCACCTGAATAAGGGAGAATCCATGAGCAGCATTTATTCGAACAAAGAGAGACTCTTTGGAAGTCAGACCAGGAGATGAATACTTTTCAACCAGGGCCAAAGTACTGAAGCCAAACTTATGAATGGGCTCGTTGGAATCTAGTGGGGGGAAATCAGTGTCCACCTCCCCGTCATCCTCAGCAATATGCAGGCAGTAGGCACTGACATTGTCATTGAGCTTCGGCTCCCGTCCCTCGCTTGTGTACTGCCAACAGATGAGTCCAATCAGGTCCTGTACCCTGGCGCTGGCCATTGTCACCACAGTCATTGGCAGTAGTCTGTCCTGGCTTGAGTGCAAGGGGAGGTAGACATCAATCTTCTTGGTTGCTGTTGTACCTACATGACCCTTGCCATCAAATTTGGAATACTCATTAAAGGGGTTATTCAGCTGCAGAGGGCATTGCTCCAGGCGTACAGATAATATTGACTGCTTTCCAGAACTTGGAGGCTTCTCTTtgagcaattttttttcaaacagtGACTTTAACTCCTGGGCTGATTgcttagaatttctttctttccactgaatatttttgcatttgaTCTGGTTTTGTCTCTCTTTTCGGAGTCGTTCTAATCTTTGAGCTGTGTTTGAGCGTCTTCTAATACCAAAGTCCCAACTTGAGGTAATATCAACTGACTGGGCATATACATAGCCCTGAGTCTCACCATTGCTTCCCTGAATTTCTGACACACTGTCTCCAGGCATTGAAGGAGGATGAATCTTCTCTAGGTCAACATCATGGTCAATGAGAACCATCTCACACATTCCCGTGTCATCACTGGTCACATGTGACTGTCGAATATGAGCTAGAATGATAGTTGGATTGTCCAAGAAGGCCATCCTTTCTGTGGGCCAATCTCCTTAAAAGgctattttctcctcttcatatTGTTCCACGAGCTCACCTACCTGAAGCTGCTTCCACACTATGGACCGGGTCGGCCCCAGGACACGTTCCTGAGGGGAGGGCCCGGCTCCCCCAcgcctcccagcccctgccccgaGCTTTGCACTCTAGGGATCCTCGGGGACCGGCGCTCCTCCTGGCCCGTTCACCTGCCACCTCCCGGACTCGCCCTCATGCCCCTGCTGCTAGCCGCTGCCGGCCGAACAAGCAGCAGCCTTGTTGCCCCGAGTCGCTCCACGACCCGGAACCGCACCCCGCGCCCACCCTGATGTTCTGATCCGTGTTATATGTTTTAAGTTCATTTAGAAAACCTACAATActtaaaactgaatttatttaagaaaacatttttacttacttttaacATATTCAGCTCAGCATTCATCTATGCTGGTCATGAGGTTACAAATATTTCCAGATACTTTtttggtaaagagaaaaaaaattattttattagcaaTTACTATAATGAATTAAAGAAAACCCTATACATAGCCACCTAtgctggttagctcaactggttagagcacagctttgtagcACCAAGGCCACCTGTCAAAAACTCATTATTGTATAGTGTTAGGAATATCTCATATTTTATAATGTCATGAGTTTAAACAGTCCTAAAAATTTTGAATGTACTTCACGTATCTTCAGACTTAAAAGAGCAAAAACATATGATTAAAGCATACTGAATTAGTTCAGACCTGGTATGTCTTACTAGgtaaaatttaatgtaaatgcatataCTAAGTTAAgctgagaaaataaacataaaaataaggaaaaatgtaaTTCCAATTCAAGTACATCAGAAAATTATAGATACTTGTTCACAATCCTATCAATTTTTGGCTTTATATATctaatatgaattatattttcacATCTGAAAACATGTGGGTTTAGTTATGATACAGTAACATTTGAGACTGAAATTCTGAGCAGAGAATACTCCTAACACTTCACTGAAAAAAATCCTACTTCATCTCATCACTCACCTACGTCTTGATCTCTCTCTGTTAATGGAGCTGAGAAATAGACCCTCACCCAGCTTAGTCTTTGGAGTGAATCTGCGTGTGTGAGATGAGGCCCCCAAAACGTGGTTATAAGAAAGGTCATCATTTCATCTCCCTCCAGGCCCATAGTTGTCATGTCACCTGCAGAAGCAGTAGAGCCTGGCCAGATTGTTGGAAACTGTAGTCAGTAAAGAGAAAATGACTTACCTAATTCGTGAAAAACTGGAAAGTAGAAACAGCTGGGTTCCAACTTTTCCATGAGTGATCTCATTTCCCTAGACCATGTCAGTCTGGGTAGATTGTCTGGTCCCAGTCATTGTCAATAAAACAGAAGTAAAGATAATGACACTTCAGAATGACGTGTCACATTTCGCAATGTATCCCCACTGTTCCAAGAGATTCCTGGCAGCCTCCACATTTTTTCTCCAGTGATTTCAGAGTCTCCGCTAGACCATACAGCACCATTCTGTGAATCAGGAAAATGTCTCCTCCAAACATACCTAGAAAAATTGATCTTTCCTACAGAGGACACAGCCTGAGCTGGAGCACCTGCATGGGAAGCAGAATGCAGGCTGCATTTCCCTCTGCTTCCCGACCTGGTTGGGCAGTTGCATATATTGAGGGCAGAGAGCAAATCTCCATTTCGGGCAGCAAGGGGGGGGGGATATGCACTGACCGTTTCAAGATATCTCATTTAGATGTAGACATCCAGGCTCCCAAGGTAGTGTGTGCTGCCACCCTCCTCAGTCTCCTGTGTTGATCCTACTCACagggctgttttattttttagactcAGAAGTAGAGAAACTGCTGTAAAGCGACCGacaaattttctgtttctgtggcaCCATCAACCACCCCTTTGTTATAACTCACCCTAAGGTGAACTGTAACCTTAATTATGACTGCCACATCTGTGGTCCTCTTCATTAGTCCAACACCACTGGATTTTAAAATGGTGATGTCCATTTATTAAACCTGATGCTCTTCACCAGGGAATCAGCTCTCTGACTCTTGGGTACAGCCAGATGGGCCTCTCATGTGCCATCTTTGATTTGCTATTGAATAGTCCTTCATCTGGTCTTTGTCAGGACCACTTTCCTCAGTTCTGTTTGAATCATGGAGGATATACCTGCTCATCAGAGATGGAGGTCATCCTGGAAGCAGAGCAGCCAGGTCCATGCTGTCCACCTCCCCCAGCAATGCTGCTGGCTCTTCTCCTGCACTTTCAGTCACTGAAAAGCTGGGAAGTGACCTCCTTTAGCCCTGTGGATGGGGTTTACTGAACATAGGATATCTATGAAGAAAGACTGGTGTGTTGGGAAACACagcaaatttttaatttgaatgcAGTCCAATTTATCGATCTCTTCTTTTGAAGAATTCTCTTGAattctgcttgctagtatttCATTCAGAATTTTTGATTCTCTTCAAAAAGAAtactggtttgtagttttctttttcttttgtgtctttggctggttttggtttcagaatgatgttggcctcatagaatgaatttgggagaatatactctgcttcaattttttggaatagtttggaaagaattgttattaattctttaaatgtttgttagaattcaacagtgaagccatcttgtTCTTGGCTtatctttgttgggagagtgctGATTAGTAATTCAGTCTTGTTGTTAGTTACTAGTCTGTCcagcttttctgtttcttcttggatcAGTCTTGGTGggttgtgtgtgttcagaaatttatccatttcctccagatttttaaatatgttggcatatagttattcataatagcctctaatgatttcttgtatttctttcatATCAGCTGTAATgtatactttttcatttctgatttttattatttgggtcttctctctttttctcttagtctagctatttgtttatcagtttcgtattctcaaaaaatcaactgtTTTGTGTTGTCaatcttttgtatccttttttgtcactatattatttagttctgctcacATTTTGTGGAGTTAAGTCCATTGACCACGGCCATCTGTGAGAAGGCAGATTTTGTCAAGGACAGAACAGAGGCACATTTCAGCAGAATGCATATTTTTCAGATGGAAAAGATCAAGGAGTTACTTTTAAGATGTGCTAGAGATATTTGCCTGTTGAATGTAATAGAGTAAAACTCTATTTAATTTATGAGTTCACAGCCAGTTCAACCAAGAAGTCTGCATATATGCAAACACTTCTGGTAATGCAGAGATATTTTAGAGTAACTTACAGACATTTAAGAGAATTTTGCTAGTACAATTTCTGCCTGCTTGTAGTCACTCATCCCATTTGTGTTGTTGGCTTTGCTCTGGTCCTGTCCTGAAACTTGTCATCTGCAGTCAATTCCCAAGGAAAGTCAACAGCATCCTAATGTATACTGAAATGGGAAGTTTGgccagaaaatctgaacagaataaAGAGTGAAGAAAGGAAATTCACAAACCAAACTTGAAACATTTAATCTCCAAGTTGAAAAGTTCATGAGCTCCTTCTGCAGGTTGTTCATCTACAAGTAGCTACACACATGTCATGTTGAGGAAGCCTTCACTATAGCAGATGAGAATTATGTATTAACAGGAACTAATAGCCTTTAAAGGGGCTGTCTTGCTCTGCTCTCTGAAGATATGTCAAGATGCAGTTCTGGTGAAGTTGAACCAGCATTTCTGCATGTAAGAGAAATCACTATTTACCAGAGAGAATTTTTCTCCTAAGTTTTATATTACTTAATAAGAAATGTGTTTATATTCAGAACTGCTGGTCTCCCCTCAtgtgtaatgtctctttttctaTGAATGGTTTCAAAactctgtctttgtttttgacATTTGGTAATTTGATAATAGTTTGCTTCAGGTTATCCTTCTTTGGGAATATTTTGCCTGAGTTTTTTCAAAGCTTCATTAATCTGCATTTCTTCATCACTCTCAAGATATGTAAAGTTTTtagacagtatttttttaaatactcctttttttaaaatctctctcttctTATTCCAGGTTACCCATAAGTTCTATATTCATacacttgatggtgtcccataagtcCCTTATGcattcttctctatttttaatcccccttttttctctaattgttaaattttaaataaccaGTCTTTAAGTTTATTAATTCTTCTGAATGACCAAGTCTTCTGTTAAagctctctttattattttaagttctgtgagaatatttttcagctccagaattgcTATTTGGTCttctttgtatgatttctattttttaaattaaacttcttgttttgttcatgcattgtttttaaaattttatttagttttctaaaaTCTCATTGAACTTAtttcaaatgattatttttaattctcttgctGCCAATTCATAGACCTCTGTTTATTTGGAGTTTGTGGCTCAAGccatattaatttgtttttattggttttatCATGACTCCCAGATTCTTTATCTCTGCATTGGTGTCAGTGAATTTGAAGAAGTAAACACCTTTTTCAGTCTTTACAGACTTGTTTTCACAGGTCAGGGACTTTACTGTTATCTTTTGAGGTTGATGGGTTTGCATATAGAAATAACATTCAGCTGGTATTGGAGCTATGTCATGTAGCTGCTGCTGGGTCAGCAATGGGGTACATGATAAGTAGGCTTGTTACCAGGAGCTTTAACATCAGTGGATCCTCTCTGGCCCCTGTATaatgaaagtgtttttaaaactttgtccATTGGGGCTGATGCTGGGATGAGGGTACACATCAAGGTCCATAGATGGTGGGCTGGTACTAGGTGAGCAGATGAGTGTGGCTTTCATTGGGTCATTTAGAATGCTCCTGCTGGGATAGTGGGTGGTTCCTGGGCAGGGGTAGTACTGCCCTGGTCCACAGCTAAGAGGggtccaggccccagttctctggcgattcacggtgatgacactgaaagcgtgtccctccttgttccttccagggtaaaaagggtcgtaccctggacctgcaagagatccgcatgatgcggaccctccagccaggcacaagggcgaagctgctggagtccctgctgccagctctccagggcagaacggtcccccacttctccaccttcctttgctcctactgggacttcgccaccatcccacagttcctggaccagctcttcagtaggtgagtgcccgccccctccaaggcaccgtggtgactctgccacctagaagctgtgtctcgggaatgccactgcagcactctgagcctgtttgctcctctgaggagtggggtggcaagaggatgaaccccatcgagtctttataggggccaaatttcataagacatggcaaggagatgcctagtgcctggctcagctggatgcactgtgcttgttcatatttattatttttctttcctgtttggctgaaagagctctctgcctcatgccccccacccccaccccatggccggtgtctctctgagtttgcaaaagcccagagaaggcatatctgatttagcacttttatttgagatttcttctaacttgtctttgtccttgatatagaaagaacaggctccatgggcaccagaggaagggaccccaggtccactcagatatctgggaatgctctgcttggggcttacttattcaacacacttagaagcccttcctttgtaaagtcacttttctagacgcttggcatagttcagtgaccaaagcagaccacagacactgggtctcaattctagtcatggagtgagatactcacggtagacaccgtgagcacgtcacgtccacagcatgtcagtggtgacgccctcgtggcctcctcaaggtggaggtgcattctcccgcgtcctacccacaacgacaggcccagcacccaactagaaagtatgtggacttttgatccagagagagagctcactgtaccccagagtgcgggggcacatacggaccgtggctggggagggactgacaaagctgtgaatctgagacaacttgtaattcccacgagggcgctgaggtctgggggctttccctgcaagtgaaaaggagtccaacggagctgtggatggggtcacagtctccctgcaaaacagggggagtctggggctcaccgccagctctcgagagacacgtccccaggacagtggcatcctagctctgcccgtcctccatcccacctctgtccctcctgacccagacaacagcggctcaggcctgaagttatgagcagcctgcccacagacctgcctggggccttggtccttagttcacaggtgcacataggtgggtgtcccgtcctttcggaaaacccatgtgagtgtaagggtgaggctcacgagggtctgtacttgtcctgtctaatggccaggtctgccactgtcaggaccgccacacagggcttgggtggggggggggctgtgtcctctagacaggcagtggcaggcccaggggcccagaaccactacgcaagcgtgccctgggagcacagcgtggaagcaaaggccagcctctgactttgctgcccactctcacacttccagcaccatctgtcacactgtggtcactatgccggagcgtttctgcacagatttccatcagcccctgcactttccatcgttgaaagtgaagatcgaccacgtgcaggtcagcttgcctggattggacacgggtgccagtgtgtacgttctgctgaccaacctgaggcacccagagctctttgaggcagaaacagatggtgaggggaccgcagtctggaagaattaccaggggtggtgctttggggctagaactccctttaatgcagtcagatcctttccgtgtttggaaaggccagtgggaaatgactgatgctggtgaaccttttctattttcccccctgctcctgtttcatgtccagaaccacaggcacttcccaggcaagctctagagccagtgccagcacctccggtagacctggggcccgccctgcactcagagtcacctgtgcaactgggtccaccgccagcttccgtgccagcagcagtgccaggagaagagccaccacatgtgatacggctgaagctagaggacccttcaaagccctcgtgcccctctcctgtggcaacaatgaaccggccccgtggagacctgtgggacatcagggcattccctcctaagctgctggcagagcagctgactctgttggacgcggtgagcagctcgcctctgcagggggcgaggagggcggttgcctagacaggctgtccttcttgcacctggtgtcccagacaagcccttactcaccagagtccagtgatcttggtccaataccagctccacatcttaccaatgatgtgacctggatgagtttcttcattcccaagccttccctgtccacatgtcgacagtcaagtggagacatcaacagtaccagttgcagagcgacccaagctaaaatgaaaagggacagagagaaagcagcacgggggcctggcttctctggttgatggagggtgctcactgaggggcagctgggttcaggagttacccacccatcctcccgtgtgacctcaccaacctcagcacttcttaggacctgagatggactcgactccctagcagaccccctaagagaacccgtagtcatagctgccacaggcagtgcgcatctgaggaaggaaatagaacaaagggctcatcaggatgcacactggatgcggcctcaagatgagcacacccgagccattttctagtgctcggagctagtgagaacggcctgcctgaccatgccactcgttccttgcctgccagtattagctcttgggtgcctttagtgggcgcatagccagatccaaactctttcacaagagtagcctgtgtgtgacacactcttcctctccaggagctgtttagggaggtggtgccctatgactgcctgggctccatctggtcccaacgccacaagaaggggaaggagcacctggcacccactgttcgtgccaccgtcgcccaatttaacagtgtggccagttgcgtcatcaccacctgccttggggatgacagcaggaaggcccaggacagagccagggtgctggagcactggatcaaggtggccagggtaagccgtgggaggacccaggggatcccctctctgcagacttgggaactgccttttattaacaaccaccatcagggtagtcgcctgtggtcaagtccctgcacaatccctgggcctttcctctcagggcacactggccttgacccccatgtcccagtgctggaggctcacttcctatctgggctctcgggttgagctaacatcctccctctgtgagttctgctcgttgggttccagctgtgccctcccgtggctgcccggctctctgcctcatccaagaggggagatgtcagccgaggggctgaagctggagcaggcgggctccaactccccacctcctggttcattctctttcctccccaggagtgcttggtcctcaggaacttctcc of Cynocephalus volans isolate mCynVol1 chromosome 4, mCynVol1.pri, whole genome shotgun sequence contains these proteins:
- the LOC134375545 gene encoding target of rapamycin complex 2 subunit MAPKAP1-like isoform X1 — its product is MAFLDNPTIILAHIRQSHVTSDDTGMCEMVLIDHDVDLEKIHPPSMPGDSVSEIQGSNGETQGYVYAQSVDITSSWDFGIRRRSNTAQRLERLRKERQNQIKCKNIQWKERNSKQSAQELKSLFEKKLLKEKPPSSGKQSILSVRLEQCPLQLNNPFNEYSKFDGKGHVGTTATKKIDVYLPLHSSQDRLLPMTVVTMASARVQDLIGLICWQYTSEGREPKLNDNVSAYCLHIAEDDGEVDTDFPPLDSNEPIHKFGFSTLALVEKYSSPGLTSKESLFVRINAAHGFSLIQVDNTKVTMKEILLKAVKRRKGSQKISGPQYRLEKQSEPNVAVDLESTLESQSAWEFCLVRENSSRADGVFEEDSQIGIATVQDMLSSHHYKSFKVSMIHRLRFTTDVQLGISGDKVEIDPVTNQKASTKFWIKQKPISIDSDLLCACDLAEEKSPSHAIFKLTYLSNHDYKHLYFESDAATVNEIVLKVNYILESRASTARLTILLKNKEN
- the LOC134375545 gene encoding target of rapamycin complex 2 subunit MAPKAP1-like isoform X2; amino-acid sequence: MAFLDNPTIILAHIRQSHVTSDDTGMCEMVLIDHDVDLEKIHPPSMPGDSVSEIQGSNGETQGYVYAQSVDITSSWDFGIRRRSNTAQRLERLRKERQNQIKCKNIQWKERNSKQSAQELKSLFEKKLLKEKPPSSGKQSILSVRLEQCPLQLNNPFNEYSKFDGKGHVGTTATKKIDVYLPLHSSQDRLLPMTVVTMASARVQDLIGLICWQYTSEGREPKLNDNVSAYCLHIAEDDGEVDTDFPPLDSNEPIHKFGFSTLALVEKYSSPGLTSKESLFVRINAAHGFSLIQVDNTKVTMKEILLKAVKRRKGSQKISGPQYRLEKQSEPNVAVDLESTLESQSAWEFCLVRENSISGDKVEIDPVTNQKASTKFWIKQKPISIDSDLLCACDLAEEKSPSHAIFKLTYLSNHDYKHLYFESDAATVNEIVLKVNYILESRASTARLTILLKNKEN